The following coding sequences lie in one Methylobacterium sp. SyP6R genomic window:
- a CDS encoding tetratricopeptide repeat protein — PDHPATATSLTNLASLLYAKSDLAGARPLLERALAITERVLGPDHPATATSLNNLAGLLWAQDDLAGARPLYERASIIRDKIYRSID, encoded by the coding sequence GTCCTGATCACCCCGCCACGGCCACGAGCCTTACCAACCTCGCCAGTCTGCTTTACGCGAAGAGTGACTTAGCCGGGGCGAGGCCCCTCCTCGAGCGCGCCCTGGCCATCACCGAGCGGGTGCTAGGTCCTGACCACCCCGCCACGGCCACGAGCCTCAACAACCTCGCCGGACTGCTCTGGGCCCAGGATGATCTGGCCGGGGCCCGGCCACTCTACGAGCGCGCTTCAATCATTCGCGACAAGATATATAGATCTATAGATTGA